From the genome of Acidimicrobiales bacterium:
CTGGCCGCCGGGCTCCGCGCCCTGGTCGAGGCGTTCGGCCTGGAGCTGCCCGGGTCGGGCGTGGTCGTCTCGGGGCGGTCGCTGGTCGTGCCCGTCGTCGTGGTGGGCGTGGCGCTCACGGTGGCGGCCGCCTACGTGCCGGCCAGGCGGGCCGGGAGGCTGCTGCCCCTCGCCGCCATCCGGGACGGCGGCGCGCCGGCGCGGACGTCCCGGTGGCGCGTCGTCGCCGGTGCCGTCCTCGCCGTGCCCGCCCTGGTCGGCGGCATCCTCGGCGTGCCCCTGCTCCTCGTGGCCGTCGTGCTGGTGGCCCCGGTGGTCGTGCCGTCGCTGGCCCGCTGGCTGGGCTGGCCGGTGGTCCGGCTCGGCGCCCGTCCCGGGAAGCTGGGCTACGAGAACGCCGTCCGCAACCCCCGGCGCACCGCGTCCACGGCGAGCGCCCTGATGGTCGGGCTGGCCATGGTGGTGGGCGTGGCGGTGGTCGCCGAGTCGGCCCTGCAGTCGTTCTCGGGCGCGCTCGACGAGGCGGTGACGGCCGACTTCGCCGTCTACTCCCACACCGTGGAGCTCAGCCCCGAGGTGGCGGCCCGCCTGCGCGAGCGGCCCGAGCTCGGCGTCGTGTCGGAGATGCGGGCCGGCGAGTTCGAGCTGGCCGAGGGACCGGCGGGCGTGCAGAGCCTGACGGCCGTCGACGGCGCCACCATCGGCGCGGCGTACGACCTCGGCTACAGCGACGGCGCCCTCGAGGCGCTCGCCGACGGTGGCGTGCTGGTGTCGGCCACGAAGGCCGCCGAAGAGGGCTGGGAGGTGGGCGACGTGCTGCCCATGCGCTTCGCCCGCACCGGCGTGCAGCCCGTCCGCATCGACGGCACCTACGCCGAGGACGCGCTCGAGGACCAGGGCTTCCTGCTCTCGCTGCGGGACTACGAGGCGAACTACACCGACCAGAGCGACGTCCGCGTCCTCGTCACCGCCGCGCCCGGCGTGCCCGTGCCCCTGGCCCGGGCGGCCATCGAGGAGGTGACGGCCGCCTTCCCGAACGCCCGGGTGGACGACCGGGCCGGCTACGTGGCCGAGATCAAGGGTGCGCTCGACGTCGTGCTCGCCCTCGTCGCCATCCTGCTCGGCCTGACGGTGGTCATCGCCGTCCTCGGCATCGTCAACACGCTGGCGCTGTCCGTCGTCGAGCGGACCCGGGAGCTCGGCCTGCTGCGGGCGGTGGGGATGTCGCGCCGGCAGCTGCGGGCGATGATCCGGTGGGAGTCCGTCGTCATCGCCCTCGTCGGCGGCGTGCTCGGCGTGGTCGTCGGGATGCAGATCGGCACCACGATGGCGGGCTCCCTGGGCGACATGATCACGGAGGTCAGGTTCCCGTGGGCCCGGCTGGCGCTGTTCCTGGTGTTCGCCGTGCTGGCGGGCGTGGCCGCCGCCGTGCTGCCCGCCCGCCGGGCCGCTCGCCTCGACGTCCTCGCCGCGGTCGGCCACGAGTAGCGCGATGGTGGTCGTCTGTCGGACCGATGAGTCGGGGCACCGTGCCTCGTCTGCGTCGACGGGACGACACGCGGAGGACACGATGACGACCACCGGCGATGCGAGCAGCGACCTCCCCGGGATGCCGCCGGTGGTCGACCAGGCGACCTGGGAGGCGGCCAGGGAGGCGCTGCTCGTCCGGGAGAAGGCGCACACGCGCGAGGGGGACGCCATCGCCGCGGCCCGGCGGCGGCTGCCGATGGTCGAGGTGGACGGCACCGTCGAGGTCGTCGGCGCCGGCGGGCCGGTCCCGTTCCTCGACCTGTTCGAGGGCCGCGACGAGCTCGTCGTGTACCAGCACATGTGGTACGACGACGCGCCGCACCAGGGCCAGTGCGAGGGCTGCACCACGACCGTCTGGCACCTGAAGGACGCCGTCTACCTGGACGCGAGGGGCGTGTCGTACGCCGTGCTCACCTCGGGCCGGTGGGAGGAGGTGGCGCCCTACGTCGAGTTCATGGGCTACACCCAGCCGTGGTACTCGGTGCGGGGCGTGCCGGCGCCGATCGGCGGCGAGATGGGGCACCTCGCCTGCTTCCTGCGCCACGGCGACCGCGTGTTCCTCACCTACGCCACGACCGGGCGGGGCAACGAGCCGGCCAACGGGTCCCTCGGCGTGCTCGACATGACCCCCTACGGCCGCCGGGAGGGCTGGGAGGACGTCCCGGAGGGCTGGCCCGAGGTGCCGGACGCCGGGTCGCCGGTCGGCGGGCACGGCGCGCCGATCTCCTGGTACTGGCGCGCCGACGCCGACGGCAACGCCACCTGGGGGCCGACCAGCCGGCCCGTCCCGCAGTGGACCCGCCCGGGCGCCGGTCCCGTCGACACGCTCGGCCGGCAGCGCGGGCACCACTGACGCCGGGTCGGAGAGCGGTGGTGCCGCCGTCCCGTACCTTGGCGCCGTGATCCTCCCGAAGGACCGCGACGCCCGGTTCACCACGATCCGCCGCGGGGGGACGTTGACCGACGCCGACCATCGGCTCCTGGCGCGGTGGGCGGCCGCCTGCGCGGAGCACGTGCTGCCCCTCTTCGAGTCGGCGCAGCCGGCGGACCCCCGACCCCGCCAGGCGATCGAGCAGGTCCGGGCCTGGGCCAGGGGCGAGGTCACCATGTCCCGGTCCCGCGCCGCGGGCGGCCACGCGATGGCGGCGGCCAGGGCGCTGACCGGAGCGCGTCGGCACGCGGCGTTCGCCGCCGGCCAGGCCGCGGTGGTGGCCCACGTGGCCGCCCACGAGCTCGGTGCCGCGGCCTATGCCATCAAGGCGGCGCAGGCCGCGGCGCCCACCGGCGAGGCCGACGACGCCGGGCGACGGGAGTGCCGGTGGCAGCGCCACCAGCTCCCCGACGAGATCCGCGCGCTGGTCCTCGACGACCAGCGGTTGCGGAACGACCTCTGCTGGTCGGTGTTCGATCCATCTGACGGAGGCGGGATGCGATGAGCGTGTTCAGCGAGGACGAGCGGGCCTACCTCGAGCAGCCGGGGCACCTCGGCCGGCTGGCGACGGTGGCGGCGGACGGCACGCCGCACGTCGTCCCGCTCGGCTGGCGGTACAACCCGGAGCTCGACACCATCGACGTCGGTGGCCGGGACGCCGCCGAGTTCGTCGCCAGCGTCAAGTTCCGGCACGTGCGGGCCAACCCGA
Proteins encoded in this window:
- a CDS encoding PPOX class F420-dependent oxidoreductase yields the protein MSVFSEDERAYLEQPGHLGRLATVAADGTPHVVPLGWRYNPELDTIDVGGRDAAEFVASVKFRHVRANPRVGFVVDDVLPPWRPRCVTIRGRAEAIDTTDGDGRRVALIRITPEKVVSWGVPDGD
- a CDS encoding DUF899 family protein; amino-acid sequence: MTTTGDASSDLPGMPPVVDQATWEAAREALLVREKAHTREGDAIAAARRRLPMVEVDGTVEVVGAGGPVPFLDLFEGRDELVVYQHMWYDDAPHQGQCEGCTTTVWHLKDAVYLDARGVSYAVLTSGRWEEVAPYVEFMGYTQPWYSVRGVPAPIGGEMGHLACFLRHGDRVFLTYATTGRGNEPANGSLGVLDMTPYGRREGWEDVPEGWPEVPDAGSPVGGHGAPISWYWRADADGNATWGPTSRPVPQWTRPGAGPVDTLGRQRGHH
- a CDS encoding FtsX-like permease family protein; amino-acid sequence: MRNVTLKGLLAARSRLVLTALAIVLGTAFLSATGVLTDSIRRGVDDVYGETARHSDVEVRGAPAFEQDTSTDPAREPLAASTVDRVRAVPGVAAAAGMVTGFAQVVDEHGDEVGGLTTRTQGASADGIGTVSPFELRTGRVPRGPGEVVVDASTASSHGIAPGDRVEVRFAGPAREFTVVGTVGLGREDHVAGTTYALFDLPVAQEVLGRPGQVDEVLASAVDGVDDAELARRVSAALGDGVVVETSAARAAERSAAARDDLAVVDRGLLAFALIALVVGGFIIVNTFTIVVAQRTRELALLRALGASRRQVRRSVLAEAALTGLVASVVGAVVGVGLAAGLRALVEAFGLELPGSGVVVSGRSLVVPVVVVGVALTVAAAYVPARRAGRLLPLAAIRDGGAPARTSRWRVVAGAVLAVPALVGGILGVPLLLVAVVLVAPVVVPSLARWLGWPVVRLGARPGKLGYENAVRNPRRTASTASALMVGLAMVVGVAVVAESALQSFSGALDEAVTADFAVYSHTVELSPEVAARLRERPELGVVSEMRAGEFELAEGPAGVQSLTAVDGATIGAAYDLGYSDGALEALADGGVLVSATKAAEEGWEVGDVLPMRFARTGVQPVRIDGTYAEDALEDQGFLLSLRDYEANYTDQSDVRVLVTAAPGVPVPLARAAIEEVTAAFPNARVDDRAGYVAEIKGALDVVLALVAILLGLTVVIAVLGIVNTLALSVVERTRELGLLRAVGMSRRQLRAMIRWESVVIALVGGVLGVVVGMQIGTTMAGSLGDMITEVRFPWARLALFLVFAVLAGVAAAVLPARRAARLDVLAAVGHE